A window from Dermacentor albipictus isolate Rhodes 1998 colony chromosome 10, USDA_Dalb.pri_finalv2, whole genome shotgun sequence encodes these proteins:
- the LOC135917855 gene encoding uncharacterized protein — MMTTDIIRELGEDPDNVCGHEEHIVLKLKNPWPTSTSSSSSSTLPQLPKGLSLNGDGCLITTTSDAFVENRSFLCEHRVVGALFAGCASFDECRPLGAAAHAVLSDVQTLVIVHNRDFVRTLVDLFRSVEVLVLHHDMRLQMPEDEWGDIGGAPPQLKRLIGSTPALGAHNLFLSAATICGLLGDCPYLCELQTSMHEILSPANPLVSMLLAARPSLLTTWNLILGADVERLDGTTGVVWDITPGHMVQANMFFRSLRRIEVTTTHSQTIAAIGIFEQLTDVSLMFIAQGTLCSFQGLVENTLKRLQLKHLSLKFVKDISLLAVAEHWPRLQTLSLAECSVVDYDIDDILPGSFAGLVKLRLGSEITIRSLEALLGATRRLVSLRLEGNLLVTSFVIRSSLGSLPRLERLVLGTKQSLPALILTGNDLRYLIKALPALQYVATDSYDLRVFFENYMPWVTLGWGQCTTCAAEFPRVDETQREFWQKAVTPIKRGR; from the exons ATGATGACCACAGACATCATCCGCGAACTGGGCGAAGACCCTGACAACGTATGCGGTCACGAGGAGCATATTGTGCTCAAGCTCAAGAATCCGTGGCCGACTTCGACGTCCTCATCGTCATCTTCGACACTGCCACAACTCCCGAAGGGCCTGTCCCTTAACGGCGATGGCTGTCTTATCACCACCACTTCTGACGCCTTCGTGGAGAACCGTAGTTTCCTCTGTGAGCACCGTGTAGTTGGAGCACTGTTTGCTGGTTGTGCCTCGTTTGACGAATGCAGACCGCTGGGTGCTGCTGCGCATGCTGTGCTCTCCGACGTTCAAACGCTCGTGATTGTCCACAACCGGGATTTTGTGCGCACCCTGGTCGACTTGTTCCGCTCGGTGGAGGTGCTTGTCCTGCACCATGACATGCGGCTGCAGATGCCAGAGGACGAGTGGGGTGACATTGGCGGTGCTCCCCCGCAGCTGAAGCGCCTCATCGGCAGCACGCCGGCGTTGGGGGCGCACAACCTTTTCCTGAGTGCGGCGACTATCTGCGGCCTGCTTGGTGACTGCCCCTAT CTGTGCGAGCTGCAGACGTCGATGCACGAGATCCTGAGCCCAGCCAATCCACTGGTGAGCATGCTGCTGGCGGCGCGCCCCTCCCTCCTCACGACATGGAACCTTATTCTCGGGGCAGACGTGGAGCGGCTGGATGGCACGACCGGTGTCGTCTGGGATATCACGCCAGGACACATGGTCCAGGCCAACATGTTCTTCCGCAGCCTGCGGCGCATTGAG GTGACCACAACCCACAGCCAGACTATTGCAGCCATCGGTATCTTTGAACAGCTTACTGATGTCTCGTTAATGTTCATTGCACAAGGCACATTGTGCTCATTCCAAGGGCTAGTTGAGAACACGCTCAAGCGCCTCCAGCTCAAGCACCTGTCGCTCAAGTTTGTCAAGGACATCAGCCTTCTCGCTGTTGCCGAGCACTGGCCACGCCTGCAGACACTGTCTCTCGCCGAGTGCTCCGTTGTCGACTACGATATCGATGACATTTTGCCAGGATCATTTGCGGGACTTGTCAAGCTGCGATTGGGATCAGAAATTACGATCCGCTCACTCGAGGCGCTGCTGGGGGCGACGCGACGGCTTGTTTCGCTGCGCCTTGAAGGGAACCTCCTAGTGACATCGTTTGTTATCCGAAGTTCGCTTGGCTCATTGCCAAGGCTCGAACGCCTCGTGCTCGGCACCAAGCAATCGCTGCCAGCGCTGATCTTAACTGGAAATGACTTGCGGTACCTGATCAAGGCATTGCCCGCGCTCCAGTATGTGGCAACCGACAGCTATGACCTGCGAGTGTTTTTTGAAAACTACATGCCATGGGTGACACTTGGCTGGGGCCAATGTACGACCTGTGCTGCTGAATTTCCACGTGTTGATGAGACTCAGAGGGAGTTTTGGCAAAAGGCAGTGACACCGATCAAGCGGGGGAGGTGA